From Paenibacillus sp. FSL H8-0537:
TGCTGCATTTGAATATAGGTGGCATAAGCCGTCATGCTCTGATGGCTTGAAGATTTGATACTTTGCTGCGCCTTCACAGCCCCAGCTAATGCAGCCGCACATACAGCGAAAAATAAAGCTAGCCCGATTACGAGCGCAATCATCCCACCACCCCCATCGTTAAGCATTATATGTGAGGGTTGAAGGGCTCATGCCAGCAATCAAGCAGAATAAATCATGACATTAATTATTTATGACATTAACTATTAGGCAAAAGCAGGCACCCTATACTAGCGCGAGCACCCGATTCAACAATTGGTCGGTATCAAACGGTTTTTCTATCCACTCGGTAATGCCCAGCTCAGCCGCAGCCTCCATTTTTTCAGGCTCCCCGTAGGCGGTAATAAGCAATACTTTAACGCTCGCATCGCTTTTGCGAATCGCGCACAGCACGTCCAATCCGTCCATATCAGGCAGCATAAAATCAAGCAAAATGCAGTCCGCACCATGACGCTCGAATTGCTCAAGCGCACTCATCCCATCCGCAGCTTCATACACGGTAAATCCCGCCTTCTGAAACAGCTCTGCCAGCATCAGCCGAATGAGCGGCTGGTCGTCAACTATAAGCAGCTTTTTACCTTCCGCTATCTTTGCTGCATCCGCGCTGCCAGCCAAAGCTTTGAGCGCCTGCTGGCTGCGCCCGATGCCTTGCTTGCCAGGAAAGCTTTTCTTTACTGGACTCAGTTGCAAGCTTAAAGACTGTCGCCGAACGGGGGGCGCGGAAAGGCTCGGCCCCGTGTCCTTTTTCACATACTGCAAATAAACAACGAAAGCGATCGTCGTGACAAATACAGCGCATAATAAAATAATATACATCATGCTGTCTTCTCTCCTGCTGCAAAGTTGCACAAATCAATAATTGACGACCATTGGTCCGAGCGGGCCATTTTCATTAATCATATCCTCAATGTCATAGACGGAGATAGGGAAATACGGAAAACCAAAAGCGTAAGGCGTCAGCTCATAGAGGGCAAAATAAAGCACCAGCGTCCGGTCCGCAATATAAAAGTCCTGATCTGGCCTTATGGCTTTGAACGGCGACAGCGTGCTAATATCTCGTGACCTGATTTGAGCGGTGACCAGCGCAGACAGCTTGACGATATAATTGCTGCCAGGCTTAAACAGCTCAGCAAGCGCATAAGAACGTCCCGTTGTCAGCTTGAAGGTAAGCGACTGCTGCAGCGTCAGTCCATGCGCTCCTCCTGTATAAGCATAGTTGAACAAAGACAGGCTGAGCACATCCTTCTGGTTGTTTTTGAGCTCAAAATATCCTTGCATCTCCGCATGCGGGTCTTCAAGCGTACCTTGCTCGGCTATGAGATGCTGCGCTGCTGAGTGAATGATCCCATTGATTTGACTATCCGCTGCCTCATTGGATCCCCCGCTAATATGAGGCAGCCACAGTTCGGCCTTTGGAGACGTACTGCGGACAGACTGAACGATTACAGGAGATTGGAACGCCATATGGGGCTACACCTGCCTATTCGCTAGAATGTTCCATTGTATGCAGATTACGCCTCATCTCATGCCACTCAATTCCTCCATGTGTGGAAGAAGCCTTGCCTACGTATGTAAATTTCGCCTGCTCATAAAAAGAAATAAGAGGCTGCTCGCACATTAGTATAATCGCTTTCAGCCTTTCATTTTCGCATGCTTGGATCAGCTTGTCCAGCAGTTTTGCAGCAATTCCCCTGCGCCTGAACGCCGGAGCTACAGCAATAGTCAGTATGCAAAAGTTGTCTCCCGCGTATTCGCCTTGGTGACTTCCCTTCATCTCATCACCGCAGCTTTCCTGCTCCGTTCGAATCCCATTGGCTATGCCAAGCAGTTCTCCATCCTCTGACCAGGCGGACCAGAAATACGAAGGATACTCTTGAAAACGGTACTGAAATCCCGCTCCAGTCGCCGCGGCCTCAGGTGAGTAACAGCGCTGCTCAAGCTCCAGCGCCTGTAAAAGCTCATGCTGCTGAATCAATCTCAGCTTTACTTCGCTCATAGCAGCATTTTCTCCCGTTCGGTCAAGCGCCTGCCTCTAATGTCAATGACAAGCTTGCCATTATTGAGCCCAATAATGCGGTCCGCGAAACGTTCCGCATAATCCCCTTGATGCAGCACGGCAATAACCGTAACGCGCTGCTCTGTGCAAAGCCGTTTTAAATCCCCGAGCACCTGATCAGCCGTGTGCGGGTCAAGTCCGGATACCGGTTCGTCCGCCAAAATGATTTTCGCGCCGTGCACGAGCGCACGGGCAACGGCGATGCGCTGGCGTTCTCCCCCGCTCATCTTCTCCGCCTTCAGATGTGCTTTATCGAGAAGGCCAAGCTTCTCTATCGTATCCATGGCGCCCATATAATCGTCGCCGCGTACCATGCCGGTCCATCGCCGCCAAGCCGGCGTCTGGGTCACCGATCCGATAACCACATTTTTCAGTCCCGTCTTGCTCGGATACAAAGCAGGCTTCTCCTCCAAATAAGCCACCTCACGGCGAACTTTAAATCTACCGGTTAGACCTTGCTTTAGTACGTCCGTTCCATCCAGCTTGTAAGTTCCCCGCGTCCATTTTTCCTGCAGCGCCAAGCATTTAAGCAGCATCGACTTGCCGCTTCCGCTCGCGCCCTTAATGGCGATAAATTCGCCATCTTCCACATCCAAATGTATATCGTCGAGCACTTTCGGCCCTCCTGGAATTACCTTCGTCAAATTCGAAATTCTTATCATTTTCCGCGCCCCTTTGTTTCACGCATCATATTTTCAGCATTTTGTATAATTCGATTCGGGTCGCTCCCAGGTGCAATATTTAGACCGATAAAACCGCTTCGCTCAAAATATTGTAAATTGAAAGTTGCTGAGGGGATTTATGCAAAATGCTCATTTATATAAATCTAGTTTACGGGAAACAAAAAACAGTTTCCACACGAACAAATGTTTGCTATAATAAAAACAAGAACAAAGGTTCCTATTGACTATTTTTCAAACATCTAATAAGGGAGGCAGGATCACCATGAAGAGCACTTGCGAAAATTTTCGTTACGTTGAGAAAAATTGGCCACGTCGGGATTTAACTTTTAAGTTTTATGCAAACGGAGAGTTGACGATTATTGATAACAGCTCTGAGGAGGTGATCTCTCCGAATGACCTGCGGGGCGACAGCTTGGATTTCTATATCCGCCGCCGCATCGCTTTTATTAAGACAACGCTGCTGGTGTCGCAGCTTAAATATGCTTGATTTTTCATAAAAATGTCCGGCTGTCCTACTGTTCATCCTTAATTTTCCTAATTTACTGTTGTGAAAACGGGTTTGCTGCGTTGACGTAAGGCTCCCGATACTGTAGATTGATTTCATACACCGTCTATTTTGCGCTAAAGGAGCCGTGCTTTTTATGAAGCAACACATTATGTTTGACCTCGACGATACATTAATTCATTGTAATAAATATTTCTATTTGGTCATTAGTCAATTTGTAGATGCGATGACGACCTGGTTTGCCGGATATGAAGACGTTACTGCAAACGCTGTAAGGGATAAACAAACAGAAATTGATATCGCCGGAATTGCTGTGCTTGGTTTCAAGAGCGAGCATTTCCCCCAATCCTTCGTTGACAGCTACGCCTATTTCTCCGACGTTACAGGTCGGAAGCGCTCTACTGTTGAGCAGGACTTTCTATGGAAGCTTGGGCTTAGCGTATATGAGCATGATACTGAGCCCTATCCAAATATGGAGGAGACGCTGTACTCCTTAGCAAATCAGGGGCATGAGCTGCATCTCTATACAGGTGGCGAGCAGTTGATTCAAACCCGCAAAATCGATCAGCTCAATCTGAGCAAATATTTTAATAACCGCATCTATATCCGCCAACATAAAACCAATGAGGCATTAGAGCATATTTTAGCAGAAACCGCGCTGGATCGCGCTCGCACTTGGATGATTGGCAACTCCATTCGTACGGATGTTGTGCCTGCCTTGACTGCCGGCATCCACGCCATTCATATGCGCAAGGATACCGAATGGCAATATAATGTCGTCAATATTGAAGTTGAGCCTAAAGGGGCCTTTTTCACTTTGAATGATTTAGTTGAAGTGCCGGAAGCCATCTATGGATATATTAATCGCTAGTTAAAGAAATACAAGATTAATCTCAAGCGTAAACGGCTGTCGCCGTCCTCTAGCGGCAAAGATACCGTTTCGAGATGAAATAAGCCGCCCTACCAGCAGATTTGTTGGTTCGGCGGCTTATTTTGCTGCGATGTTCGGTAGCGCTTGAACAAATCGAAAAATGCTCAAGCAACTATGGTACGAAAGTTAGATATCTAGTCAGCAGGCCGAATCGTGAGCGTCCCTTTGTCACGGTCGGTCAATACAAGCCTGCCCTTCAAGCTGTTTCCATCAGACTGCTTAAAGGTGAGTTGGCTGGTTGCCCCTTTCTCCAGCAGGGATTGCAGCATCGGCAGCGTAATCTTCTTCCCCTGCTGCTCCTTCCAAATAACAAAAGAACAGCCCTCGCGAAAGCTGCTGCAGCCATAACCACGCTTGCCTTCAATAATACTGCCATTGCAGCCCTGCCTCGGGCAGGCAGCTAGCGGCCCTCTTGAAGCAGCAGAAGCCGCTGCTTGCTTGGACGGCTTCGCCGCTTCGCTACCGACTGACCGTGTGGAGCTCCTGCTCTTGCTAACCCCGGCAGGCGACTTCGTGCCTGCTTTCGCTTCTGACGAGCGTGAGCTGCTTGTACGGCCTCCGCCTTTCGTCGAGCCTGCTGCCTTCTTCCCTTTCGCAGAGGTATCCTCGAACGTCCCAGGCGCGGCAGGACGCTGCTGACGAACCTTATCGACGATGACTGCTGCGAATTGCTTCACCTGTGCAATAAAACGATCATCCGAAGCTTCGCCTTTGGAAATTTGGTGCAGCCGCTGCTCCCAGCGTCCCGTCATTTCTGGCGAAGCGAGCAGCTCAACGCCTGCATTCCGGATAAGCTCAATCGCAGCGAGCCCTTTGGACGTAATATCCAGCTTCTTACCTGCCAGTTGGATATAGCCAACATGCTTCAGCCGCTCGATTGTCGCTGCCCGTGTTGCAGGCGTGCCAAGACCGGTGTCCTTCATCGCTTCCCTCAGCTCATCATCCTCCATGGACTTTCCTGCGCCTTCCATAGCTTTGAGCAGCGTGCCCTCTGTAAAGGACTTGGGCGGCTGAGTCATTTTTTCCATCGCCTCAACGCTGCTGCAATGAACCGCTCCATGCGGGTCCAGCTTAAATGGCTTATCGGTCAGCATTTCCTCATCATCGGCTTCCTTATCATCCTTGGCTTTGCCTCGCTTAGCTGGCTTAGCCGCAGTGGAATCCTGCTGGGGCAGCACTACTTTCCAGCCAGGCTCCAGCTGTTCCTTCGCCTTTGTGCGGAAGGTTTCGCCTTCGACGACCGTCAGCACCGTGTGGTTTTTGTATACCGCCGGCGGATAATAATGCGATAGAAAACGTCTGACAATCATGTCGTAGACGTTTTGCTCCTCCTGGCTGAGGCCAGAAGCACGCTTCGGTGTAGGCATAATGGCATGGTGATCTTCGACTTTGGATGGATTACACACCGCTTTGTTCCCTTTGTGAACACGAGAACGGTCCGCTCCCTTCGCAAGCTCGCCATAGCCGCTAGTGCCCTGTAGCATCGTTAATACATTGCCCATGACCGGAATGTTCTCCTCGGTTACATAGTTGGAGTTGGTCCGCGGGTACGTAATGACCTTATGCTTCTCGTAGAGCGCTTGGGCAATATCGAGCGTCTTCTTGGCCGAATAGCCATGCTTGCCATTGGCTTCCCGCTGCAGCAGCGTCAGGTCATAAAGCCTGAACGGATACTCTTTGCTTTCCGCCACCTGGTAATCTTCCACTTTCGCAGGCTTATTTGCTGTCTTTGCAGCCAACGCCTCCGCCTTCGCTTTATCGGTCAGACGCTCCCCCTGCCAAATGCCAGAATAGCCAAATCCGGACTGGTCAAACGCCGCCTTAACGACAAAATAAGTTTCCGACTGAAACGCCGTAATTTCCTTATGGCGATCATACAGCAGTGCCAAAACCGGCGTTTGTACACGGCCCACAGAAAGCAAGGCTTTATGGCGAATCGTAAAAGCGCGAGAAGCATTCATGCCGATCAGCCAATCGGCTTCGCTGCGGGCACGTGCTGCTTTTGTAAGCGGCTCATATTCGTCATCACTGCGCAGCGAGTCAAAACCGCGGCGAATTGTCTCCGCTGTCAAATCCGATATCCATAACCGGTCCGTGGGCTGCGCCAGCTTCAAATATTGTCTGATTAGGTGAAAAATAAGCTGGCCTTCGCGCCCGGCATCGCATGCGTTAACAAGTCTGCCGCATCGCTTGGCAAGCTCGCCAATCGTCTTAAGCTGATCCTTCGTTCGCGGATTCGGCCATAGCTTGAACACCTGCGGAATGATCGGCAAGTCTTGATCATTCCACCGTTTGTAGCGCGCGTCGTATTGGTCAGGCTCAGCGAGTGATACCAGATGCCCAATCGCCCATGTAATAATATAACGGTCGCCTTCCAGATACGTTCGGCGATTCGCTGCCTTTGGCTCAAGCACGGCAGCAATCGTCCTGCCCATATCCGGTTTCTCCGCAATAATTAATGTCTTCAACAAATCGCCTCTTTACTTCTTGCTTGTTGTCTCCACATATTGCTTCATGGAAGCAAATATCGACCGAACGCCGTTCGACCAGTTAGGGTCTTCGGCATATTTTCGGTTAATCCATGTGAAGGGATCCATTCCTTCTGGACGTCCCTTGCTTAAATTCACAATCGTTCGCGACGCAATTTCAGCGGAATCGCTAATCGTCGTATTATATTCCTTCCAGCTGTGAAACACATTGAATGGATTATTCGCAATTTCCTTCGCCTGTTTGTTCGTAGTAGGAACAAAAGCCTGCTCCTGTCCAGTTATAGCAAAAAGCAGCAGCGGATGTATATCAAATGATTTCGCCTGGGCAATAATTGCTTCTAAATAAGGTTTCCTGGCAAGTATGGACGTCTTTCCATTCAAATACTCCGTCAGCCTCTTCTTATCAATTTCTACATAACGCAGCTCTTGCGGCAAACCATCCAGTTCTACAATCTCCACAGGTTCAATGGGAGCAAAGATTAAAGATTCCGGCTGCGCCCCTCTTAACGTACGAGTCAGAGACTCTCCATACAGCAGCGTAACGCTCACAAGCAGCATACTGAGCAATCCGTACACAATAACGTGATTGCGCCGTTTATGAGGGACTGGCGCGTTCTGAGGTGCTGCAAGCGGCAATGGCAGTGGTATGACGTCAGCCAAGCCGGGGGATCCGGCCGCCCCCGTTCTAAGCAGATCTTCAGCCAGTGGCTCATCGTCAGCCGGCTGCAAATGATTTTTCAACTGAAGCCAGCTCTCGTTCACCGTTAGACTTGCACTTGGCAAAGAGAGCGCGCTCGTGTCCGTGTGCTCTATAGAACTACGCAGCTTGTCCATCGCCTGCCGGTAGCGCTCGATCTCGACGACGCTTTGCAACTGCTTCTCCACCCATTGATGCATCGGCTGCTCCATATCCTGCTCTCGGTCGTCAAGCAATAATAAACAAGCTGCAAAAATATCATCTGCACGTACGGGGCGCTTCTGCTCCAGTACTGCCGTTCGAATAAGCTGCGCCGTCACCTGGCGCTTAATCGACTCGTCAAAAGACGGAAGCTGCTTATGTATAATGCGATTCACCGCATCGGCAATCATTTCGGTTTTCTTTTCCTGCGGTAGCGCTCCATATTTATGCTGGACATATTTTCGAATATTGCTGACATCTGCCGGGGATAACACATAAGCTTCTTCAGCATGCATGACGAATCGCTCCTTCACGTCATCTCACACTGATTTTACCACAACTTTCCTTATATTGGGGAGGGGAGCTGCCTAATTCTCAGCTGATTTTGCTCCTGCAAAATAAAGGCTGTAATTTGTTCCTTCTCAGATGCAGTAAATTGATATTCACAGTCACAGTCTTCGTCCAGCGGCACCATTTGAGCAATACTGCCCTCCGGCGTACATATGACCAGTCCGCTGAAGTCAATGAGATCGTCAGGCGCAGGAGTTTCCTCCGCAAGCTCAAACAACAGCTCAATATCCACCCATTGATCATTGCGCCGCTCCATGCTCGCCACGATTTTCTCAAACTTTAGCTCTGTTACCGCATCCAGCCCATATTTAATCATAACGCTTCATTTCCCTCCTATCGACAAGAAAAGCGCCCGAAGGCGCTCCTCATAAGCTGCTATTCCATTCATCATACCATTAATTTAGGGAAGCAAGGAAGCTCCCATCAGGAACTTATCCACTTCACGAGCCGCTTCGCGACCTTCGTTAATCGCCCATACAACCAAGCTTTGACCACGACGCATATCGCCAGCTGCGAATATTTTCTCTGCATTCGTCGTATATTTGCCATAAGGCGCCTTCACATTCGTACGACGGTCCTGCTCTAGGCCAAAAGCATCAATCAGTGTATTTTCAGGGCCTTCAAAGCCGACTGCGATAAATACAAGATCAGCTGGCCATACTTGCTCGGAGCCTTCGATTTCTGTATAAATTCTGCGTCCCGTTTCCGGATCAACCGTACGCTCAATCTGTACCGTATGAAGCTCAGTAAGCTTGCCATTCTCGCCAACAAATTTCTTCGTCAGTACGGAGAAAGCACGCGGGTCTTCGCCGAACAGCGCTTTTGCCTCTTCGTGTGCATAATCAAGCGTATAGACGTTCGGGAACTGCGGCCAAGGATTGTTGATACTATCGCGTACCAGTGGAGCCTTAGCATGCGTACCGAATTGCGTAACTGATTTACAGCCATGACGAAGCGCGGTTGCCACGCAGTCTGTTCCAGTATCGCCGCCGCCGATAACAATGACATTTTTGTCTTTCGCTGAAATGTAGTTGCCATCTTCCAGATTGGAATCCAGGTAGCTTTTAATTGTACCGTTCAAATAATCCATCGCCATATGAACGCCTTCAAGCTCATGGCCTTCAATATCTACCGGGCGCGCTTTCGTAGCGCCGCCGCACAATACGATTGCATCGAACTGACCTTGCAGCTCATCAGCCGATACATCTTTACCGATCTCTGTGTTTACAACGAAGTTTATGCCTTCCTCCGCCATCAAGTCTACACGACGCTGAACAACCTTCTTGTCAAGCTTGACTGTAGGAATACCGTAAGTGAGAAGTCCGCCAATGCGATCCGCACGCTCGTACACCGTTACAAGATGTCCCGCTTTGTTAAGCTGCGCTGCGCACGCAAGACCCGCTGGGCCTGAACCGACAACCGCTACACGTTTGCCTGTACGCACTTTCGGAGGCTGTGGAACAACCCAGCCTTCGTCAAAGCCGCGGTCAATAATCGCTTGCTCAATCGTCTTAATCGTAACCGCATCACCAATCAGGCCAACCGTACAGGAGCCTTCACATGGAGCCGGGCAAATCCGTCCCGTAAATTCAGGAAAATTGTTCGTTTTGTGCAAACGATCAAGCGCTTCACGCCATAAACCGCGATAAATCAAATTGTTCCACTCGGGAATGAGGTTGTTAATCGGACAACCCGACGTTGAGCCAGCTAACTCCATTCCCGAATGACAGTAAGGCGTTCCACAGTCCATACAGCGCGAACCTTGGGTACGAAGCTGTTCATCGGACAAATGCTTATGAAATTCTTCCCAATCTTTAATCCGCTCAATCGGATCGCGATCGGCTGGGAGTTCTCGTTGATATTCCATAAAACCAGTAGGTGTAGACATGATCGCTTTTCCTCCATCCGTTATTCCCGTCAACCGTTGTAAGGCTTCTCTAACAAACTATATCGGGAATTCAGCAATTATTCAATAA
This genomic window contains:
- a CDS encoding DUF3298 and DUF4163 domain-containing protein; this translates as MAFQSPVIVQSVRSTSPKAELWLPHISGGSNEAADSQINGIIHSAAQHLIAEQGTLEDPHAEMQGYFELKNNQKDVLSLSLFNYAYTGGAHGLTLQQSLTFKLTTGRSYALAELFKPGSNYIVKLSALVTAQIRSRDISTLSPFKAIRPDQDFYIADRTLVLYFALYELTPYAFGFPYFPISVYDIEDMINENGPLGPMVVNY
- a CDS encoding ATP-binding cassette domain-containing protein, producing MIRISNLTKVIPGGPKVLDDIHLDVEDGEFIAIKGASGSGKSMLLKCLALQEKWTRGTYKLDGTDVLKQGLTGRFKVRREVAYLEEKPALYPSKTGLKNVVIGSVTQTPAWRRWTGMVRGDDYMGAMDTIEKLGLLDKAHLKAEKMSGGERQRIAVARALVHGAKIILADEPVSGLDPHTADQVLGDLKRLCTEQRVTVIAVLHQGDYAERFADRIIGLNNGKLVIDIRGRRLTEREKMLL
- a CDS encoding response regulator is translated as MMYIILLCAVFVTTIAFVVYLQYVKKDTGPSLSAPPVRRQSLSLQLSPVKKSFPGKQGIGRSQQALKALAGSADAAKIAEGKKLLIVDDQPLIRLMLAELFQKAGFTVYEAADGMSALEQFERHGADCILLDFMLPDMDGLDVLCAIRKSDASVKVLLITAYGEPEKMEAAAELGITEWIEKPFDTDQLLNRVLALV
- a CDS encoding glutamate synthase subunit beta yields the protein MSTPTGFMEYQRELPADRDPIERIKDWEEFHKHLSDEQLRTQGSRCMDCGTPYCHSGMELAGSTSGCPINNLIPEWNNLIYRGLWREALDRLHKTNNFPEFTGRICPAPCEGSCTVGLIGDAVTIKTIEQAIIDRGFDEGWVVPQPPKVRTGKRVAVVGSGPAGLACAAQLNKAGHLVTVYERADRIGGLLTYGIPTVKLDKKVVQRRVDLMAEEGINFVVNTEIGKDVSADELQGQFDAIVLCGGATKARPVDIEGHELEGVHMAMDYLNGTIKSYLDSNLEDGNYISAKDKNVIVIGGGDTGTDCVATALRHGCKSVTQFGTHAKAPLVRDSINNPWPQFPNVYTLDYAHEEAKALFGEDPRAFSVLTKKFVGENGKLTELHTVQIERTVDPETGRRIYTEIEGSEQVWPADLVFIAVGFEGPENTLIDAFGLEQDRRTNVKAPYGKYTTNAEKIFAAGDMRRGQSLVVWAINEGREAAREVDKFLMGASLLP
- a CDS encoding DNA topoisomerase 3 codes for the protein MKTLIIAEKPDMGRTIAAVLEPKAANRRTYLEGDRYIITWAIGHLVSLAEPDQYDARYKRWNDQDLPIIPQVFKLWPNPRTKDQLKTIGELAKRCGRLVNACDAGREGQLIFHLIRQYLKLAQPTDRLWISDLTAETIRRGFDSLRSDDEYEPLTKAARARSEADWLIGMNASRAFTIRHKALLSVGRVQTPVLALLYDRHKEITAFQSETYFVVKAAFDQSGFGYSGIWQGERLTDKAKAEALAAKTANKPAKVEDYQVAESKEYPFRLYDLTLLQREANGKHGYSAKKTLDIAQALYEKHKVITYPRTNSNYVTEENIPVMGNVLTMLQGTSGYGELAKGADRSRVHKGNKAVCNPSKVEDHHAIMPTPKRASGLSQEEQNVYDMIVRRFLSHYYPPAVYKNHTVLTVVEGETFRTKAKEQLEPGWKVVLPQQDSTAAKPAKRGKAKDDKEADDEEMLTDKPFKLDPHGAVHCSSVEAMEKMTQPPKSFTEGTLLKAMEGAGKSMEDDELREAMKDTGLGTPATRAATIERLKHVGYIQLAGKKLDITSKGLAAIELIRNAGVELLASPEMTGRWEQRLHQISKGEASDDRFIAQVKQFAAVIVDKVRQQRPAAPGTFEDTSAKGKKAAGSTKGGGRTSSSRSSEAKAGTKSPAGVSKSRSSTRSVGSEAAKPSKQAAASAASRGPLAACPRQGCNGSIIEGKRGYGCSSFREGCSFVIWKEQQGKKITLPMLQSLLEKGATSQLTFKQSDGNSLKGRLVLTDRDKGTLTIRPAD
- a CDS encoding HAD family hydrolase; translated protein: MKQHIMFDLDDTLIHCNKYFYLVISQFVDAMTTWFAGYEDVTANAVRDKQTEIDIAGIAVLGFKSEHFPQSFVDSYAYFSDVTGRKRSTVEQDFLWKLGLSVYEHDTEPYPNMEETLYSLANQGHELHLYTGGEQLIQTRKIDQLNLSKYFNNRIYIRQHKTNEALEHILAETALDRARTWMIGNSIRTDVVPALTAGIHAIHMRKDTEWQYNVVNIEVEPKGAFFTLNDLVEVPEAIYGYINR
- a CDS encoding GNAT family N-acetyltransferase, with product MSEVKLRLIQQHELLQALELEQRCYSPEAAATGAGFQYRFQEYPSYFWSAWSEDGELLGIANGIRTEQESCGDEMKGSHQGEYAGDNFCILTIAVAPAFRRRGIAAKLLDKLIQACENERLKAIILMCEQPLISFYEQAKFTYVGKASSTHGGIEWHEMRRNLHTMEHSSE